Proteins from one Patescibacteria group bacterium genomic window:
- a CDS encoding tRNA uridine(34) 5-carboxymethylaminomethyl modification radical SAM/GNAT enzyme Elp3: MPKNINKILKDVVLELNKKNYSHNLDFVRDLRTVFSKHSIAPEAKSKLIVTYKDLIKKGIIKENKKLEQLLTKRAVRTLSGVSVITVLTRPYHCPGRCIYCPLEPGMPKSYLSNEPAAQRAKRNFFDPIRQVNMRIQALQNNGHQVDKIEIIVLGETWSAYPKKYQTSFIRDLFYAANVFRSASSGQVNKKNKRKARSLKAEQKINEKARYKIIGLTLETRPDHITTQEIKRLRMLGATRMQIGVQHTDNKILDLIQRDHPIEQSIKATRMLKEAGFKVDHHYMPDLPGSTPAKDLKMFEYVYNSPDLQPDQIKIYPCVVNEYAPLYQWYKKGKYKPYSPKELLDLLLKIKKITPPWIRINRLIRDIPEESIIAGNKITNLRQYLQAELKKRGQSCQCLRCREVRGDTKDVDKAVLVKREFAASQGQEIFLSFESKDHKKVYAFLRLRFNKNPEKNIFAELKNASLVRELHVYGQMIPTYDEKSDEEISQTQHLGLGKRLMAEAEKITHSHGLNKVAVISGIGVRNYYRKLGYRLEGTYMTKTLTK; the protein is encoded by the coding sequence ATGCCAAAAAATATAAATAAAATATTAAAAGACGTTGTGCTGGAATTAAACAAGAAAAACTATTCCCATAATCTTGATTTTGTCCGAGACCTGAGAACTGTTTTTTCCAAACACTCTATTGCCCCAGAAGCAAAATCTAAACTTATTGTAACATATAAAGATTTGATTAAAAAGGGTATTATAAAAGAAAATAAAAAACTTGAACAACTACTGACCAAGAGGGCTGTCCGCACACTATCTGGTGTATCAGTCATTACCGTCCTTACCAGGCCATACCATTGCCCAGGCAGATGCATCTATTGCCCACTTGAGCCTGGTATGCCCAAAAGCTATTTGTCCAATGAACCAGCGGCTCAACGTGCCAAACGTAATTTTTTTGATCCTATCAGACAGGTGAACATGAGAATCCAAGCTTTGCAAAACAACGGCCACCAAGTAGATAAAATTGAAATAATAGTCTTGGGAGAAACCTGGTCAGCTTATCCAAAAAAATATCAAACTTCATTTATCCGTGACCTTTTTTATGCGGCCAATGTTTTCCGTTCGGCAAGCTCAGGACAGGTTAACAAAAAAAATAAAAGGAAAGCTCGCTCACTCAAAGCTGAACAAAAAATAAATGAAAAGGCTCGTTACAAAATAATCGGCCTGACACTGGAAACCAGACCAGACCACATCACTACTCAAGAAATAAAAAGACTACGCATGCTCGGAGCTACTCGTATGCAAATTGGTGTCCAGCACACTGATAATAAAATACTTGATCTCATACAACGCGACCATCCAATAGAGCAAAGCATAAAGGCTACTCGTATGCTCAAAGAGGCCGGCTTCAAGGTAGACCATCACTATATGCCCGACTTACCTGGTTCTACTCCAGCCAAAGATCTGAAAATGTTTGAGTATGTCTATAACTCTCCTGACCTACAACCTGACCAAATCAAAATATATCCTTGTGTAGTAAATGAGTATGCCCCCCTATACCAATGGTACAAAAAAGGCAAATACAAACCTTACAGCCCAAAAGAATTACTTGATCTTCTTTTGAAAATAAAAAAAATAACACCTCCTTGGATAAGAATTAATCGCCTAATAAGAGACATACCTGAAGAAAGTATTATTGCCGGCAACAAAATCACCAACCTGCGTCAATATCTACAGGCGGAACTAAAAAAGCGAGGTCAATCTTGTCAGTGTTTGCGTTGCCGTGAAGTACGCGGTGATACCAAAGATGTAGACAAAGCTGTTTTGGTAAAAAGAGAATTTGCCGCTTCCCAAGGACAAGAAATATTTTTGAGTTTTGAAAGTAAAGACCATAAAAAAGTCTATGCTTTCCTGCGTCTAAGGTTTAATAAAAATCCAGAAAAAAATATATTTGCCGAATTAAAAAATGCCAGTCTAGTCAGGGAGCTACATGTCTATGGACAAATGATACCAACTTATGATGAAAAATCTGACGAAGAAATATCTCAAACCCAACACCTGGGACTGGGCAAACGCTTGATGGCCGAAGCAGAAAAAATCACCCACTCCCACGGCCTCAATAAAGTAGCGGTCATATCAGGAATAGGAGTAAGAAATTATTACCGCAAATTAGGCTATCGTCTGGAGGGCACCTATATGACCAAGACTTTGACAAAATAA
- a CDS encoding class I SAM-dependent methyltransferase yields MKSEKVKSHLKNVYNEVARDFNHTRVYPWQELQVFIPYIKDNFKILDLGCGNGRLLKSIQPANIKFNYLGVDFSENLVAEARKQHPDTRFIVADMVDLNFEPGTFDMIFMIASFHHIPSRRERLELLFKINRWLKPGGYLFMTNWNLWQKKYLKYSLEKFWSKHSWNDFFIPWRSDKNNIQWRYYHSFTTGELVYLLKVTHFDLQPEGVYKTKYNINAFVQKTK; encoded by the coding sequence ATGAAAAGTGAAAAAGTAAAAAGTCATCTTAAAAACGTATATAACGAAGTAGCCCGTGATTTTAATCATACTAGAGTTTATCCTTGGCAAGAGTTACAAGTCTTTATACCATATATAAAAGATAACTTCAAGATTTTAGACCTGGGTTGCGGTAATGGACGACTTTTAAAATCTATACAACCAGCCAATATAAAATTTAATTATCTAGGGGTTGATTTTAGCGAAAATTTGGTTGCGGAAGCCAGAAAACAACACCCCGACACTAGATTTATAGTAGCTGATATGGTGGATTTGAATTTTGAGCCCGGCACTTTTGATATGATTTTTATGATAGCCTCTTTTCATCACATCCCTAGTAGAAGAGAGCGCTTGGAGCTACTTTTTAAAATAAATCGTTGGCTCAAGCCGGGGGGCTATCTTTTTATGACCAATTGGAATCTATGGCAAAAAAAATATCTCAAATATTCTTTAGAAAAATTTTGGTCCAAGCATTCCTGGAATGATTTTTTTATTCCTTGGCGCTCTGATAAAAATAATATACAGTGGCGATACTATCACAGTTTTACTACCGGTGAGTTGGTTTATCTTTTAAAAGTGACTCATTTTGATCTTCAGCCAGAGGGAGTCTATAAGACCAAATATAATATAAATGCTTTTGTTCAGAAGACAAAGTAA